A window of Opisthocomus hoazin isolate bOpiHoa1 chromosome 3, bOpiHoa1.hap1, whole genome shotgun sequence genomic DNA:
CCCCCATTTGCATTCATCTCTGGTGCAAGTTTGCTTCCCTGTGAATTGCAATGACAAATTTCTCCGGATAGTGCCAAGTCTCAGCACTGGGAAGATCTCTATCACTGATTCGCTATGGAGTGATGCCTTTGAAACCCTCTGGATGAGCGGATCTGTAGTTGGAGTAGGGTCGGAAGAGTTCTCTGGGACATCAGGTTTGTCTATTGAGGTGAACAGCCAAACCCTCCTCAAGGTGGAGAACCCTCCAGTTCTGCCTGCACATGTTCTGAGCACCACTAGAAACCTCTCTCAGTGCATCTGCGCTGCATCTTACACATCCAGAGAGCAAAACTAAAGGAACAGAAAACACCAGGAAAACTCTGCGGGAACTGCCTGCAGAGCCAGTGCTGCCCAGAGGTAAACTCTGGAGAAACAGGTGTTGCCAGACTTCGAAGTCCCGTGGCAGGATCTGCGTTGGCAAAGCTGCCATCCAGCGGAAGGTTCTGAAGGGTGAGGGGGTGGGAAATGGGGACCCAGCTTTCCAAAATATTTGTCAACACGTGCAGAAAGATATTTACTGGAATATTCAAAAGCAGTTAGCTCTGTAGGTCCCATAAGGGtgctctgatggcagggcagtaCAGCAGGTACCAAACACGCAGGCAATTAGCATGAGCGCTGTGAGTGTGTGAAAGCAGGGTCAAAAGAGCAAAAGCCCCTCTGAAACAAACCATGGGGAGCAGCAAGGCAAAATTACTTTTGTTTGACTTCTGCCAGAACAGCTCTGTCAATTTAGCAATAAGCTTATTAAGGAGGTTCTAGAAACAAAATATGCACCTGTTGCAACTGCATGGGGTTTGATGGGAAGACAACCAAATCTTTATGTATAATTCTAGTTACTATATCCAATGGATGATACGGAGCAATCATTTGTTTTTATGCTGCTATGAAGCTTGCTGTCCTGCATGGGCAGAGTTGAGCAGCCAAACCAGTCTCCTTGTCCCCATCATGTTTAAGTGGCAGGTCTCTAGGAACACACTTTTCTATTCAGTTATGCTTGCCATAGGCTCGTTAAATGCTAGCACTCACCATTTCAGCTGCTCCCTCTGACGATGACTTTGAGGTGTTTAATGCATCTGATAATGACTGTTCTTGCCTGGAGCCATGGTGCACTGCATTCGCCACTCACTGCTTGATTTACTGCCAGGGCATTTTGCTAGAGGCATTTGATGGGCATAGCCCATTTCTCTTGAGATTAGAAATTATATGAAATACATGtgagttaattttttttagctttaaatCCATTTGTCTTGACCTTCTAGAGTTTTGCTTCAAGGTTGGAGAAGAATGTTTCCAGGTGAGCCTGGTTGGGTTCAGCTAGCTGTGACAGATGCAGTTCATTTGCGGGTGGGAGGGGGAATGGTGAAGAGAGAATAAACGGCTTTGGAAGCCACTCTGGAGTCCTTTCTGTCAGGGAAACTATCTGGTCTTCTGTCTCAGTAACTGCCTCTTGTTTTTTCCAACTTATTATGCCATCACCCATTCCTCttaattgttttcttcctttggagTTCTCCCCATCTGCGGATTTGCgaccctgcagcagccccttAGTTATCCCTGGCAAAGACAGCAAAAACTTGTTGGGGGGAACTCCTTCAGCCAGGACTCGCCGCCTGCCTCCGCGCCTGGCCTGGTGCTCCATTGACTGGGAtcagctctgccttctgcagcccctgggctCTGGGGGCTTCGGTTCTGTCTACAAAGCCACCTACCATGGTGCAACTGTGGCTGTGAAGCAGGTGAAGAAGAGCAGCAAAAACCGGCTGGCATCGTGGCAGAGCTTCTGGGCTGAGCTGAACGTGGCCCGGCTACAGCACGATAACGTGGTACGTGTGGTGGCCGCCAGCACGTGTGCCCCAGCCAGCCAGAACAGCCTGGGCACCATCATTATGGAGTACGTGGGCAACATCACCTTGCACCATGTAATTTATGGCACTGGCGATGCATGGAGACAGGGTGAGGACGATGAAGGAGGATGTGGAAAGAAGGCCCTGAGCATGGAAGAGACTGTCTGCTATTCTTGTGACATTATGACTGGCTTAGCCTTTCTTCACTCGCAGGGCATTGTCCACTTGGACCTGAAGCCTGCAAACGTCTTCATCACCGAGCAGGGAGTGTGCAAGATTGGAGACTTCGGGTGCTCCCAGAAACTGGAGGAGGGCTTGTCCCAGAGTCCCCACGTTTGCCAGCAAGGGGGCACGTACACACACCGTGCCCCGGAGCTCCTCAAAGGGGAGAGGGTCACTGCCAAAGCAGACATCTACTCGTTTGCAGTCACCCTCTGGCAAATTGTCATGCGGGAGCAGCCCTACCAGGGCGAGCGGCAGCATGTCCTCTATGCTGTGGTCGCCTACAACTTACGCCCTTCGCTGGCTGCTGCCGTCTTCCACGAGTCGCCCGTGGGCCGGAGACTCCGGGGCATTatcagctgctgctggaaggcCAATGTGGAGGAGCGCCTGAGCGCAGCCCAGCTGCTCCCCGGCCTCAGGGCCCTCAAGGGGAGCCTCTAGCAGAACCCGGGGCTCTTGATGCTTCTTCTAGTGCtgacttttcttttcctcctcatatAATGCGTGTAGCCCCTGTGCGATCTAAAggctttgttgctgtttttatactaaaaaaaaaaaaaaagagaaactgctttGTCATAAGAAGATTATAAATAAAGAGATTTAACAAAACTGTGGGGTTTTGCTGTGGGAGGGCATAGAGGCGAGGATCGAGATGTTGGCAGACATGGCTTTCTCTTGCTGATCTGTTGTGTGCTGCCTTGTTCGGGGAGAATGTGATGTGCAGAAAACCAGTTGTTTTCAAATAAGTGAAGTACAGAAAAGGGCTGCTTTTGGATGGTTCTTCATACATAATGCCTTTTGGTATTTCTGAAATGTCAGATATGAGTAGTTCTTTACACTAGCTAGGTTTGTGCATTTTagattttcctcttcatttaGCAAGGAATGAGTGTGCATCACAAACCAATGAATGTAAAAAATGAATGTGTCAGTGGGCTTTTGTCTTGTTCTTCGATGTACTTAATACCCGTAAGTATTCtgtttctgaaatggaaaatgtgAACTATCCCCATTGAAATAAGGAATCTTTTTGTCAGTCTAAGGCTATTAAGAGTAAGAAGATATATTAACAACCTGTGCTTTGTAAGACATCCATGCTACCAGGTGGGTTGATATACCAGCTAGCAAGTTGCAACTGTAAACTTTAGTGTCTGAAGTACTGTGAGAGCATCTTGTGTGGAATAGAAAGTTCCCAGGTTTTGAAGGTACAAGGGGAGTTTAAAATTATACATATATAATTGGGAAAACATGAAGGGAGCTGTATGGATACAGAAACCTCATAAATCAGGATAAGGGGGGGGATTATGCCCTCTTCGTAATGCATGGGTCGGTATCAGACAAGATACTGGAAGTACTGAAAAGAAAGATTGCTTAAAGCAGTAATAATGATACTCTGCAGGTGCTCAAAGCATACACTATTGAACTATCCTCTGTGCTCCTTATGTCTGATCTACTGTCTTTCCTAATCTGGTTGTAACGTGTCTGGGAAAGGAAGCACTGCAGGCAATGCTGAAGACAAAGAGCTCTGATCTCTGATTTATCAGAACTGATGACTATAGATCTGTCGAGATCTCAACCCTTATCTGGAGCTATGAAGATCCAGCCGCTGTATTTGATATTGCCATTCTGCTCAAAGACCCCGCTGCTTTTTAAGATGGAAGAAAGTGATATTTCagttaaattgtttttcttctttccccttcctcccccttgcttccattctggaaaaaaatcccaaaggaaTTGAGCCAGTTTCCTGATTTCTGACACACATCTGCTCTTAGCCCCGTGAAATCCTGGAAATGAGCAACTATGTGAATTTGAGATGATTCTGTAGGTCTTTATGGTATTTGGGTTGGTCATTGAAATTAATGGTTTATAAAGCATGTCTAAATTTAACTATTTCTTGCTCTTCTGTCTCCCTTAAGTGGAACTGTAAAATGCCGGCTGGAATCAGAAAACCTAAGGTAAATTCTGCAACAGatttcctgttttctctgtcaaaaCAATTATGCTATAGAACCAGAATTTATGAGGTTTTTGTGTTACATAGCTCCTTTtaataaataagaaatataaaaGTTATAATAAGCCCCttaccttttaaaattattagcTGAGGGCACGTAAGATAAAATGTCAGATAAAGCCAGTGGCATGCCTCACCTTAACATCAAGccttacataaaaatatttctccagtcttcaaaagagtataataaaaaatggaattAAAGTTTTTTAGTAGTTCTTAGATACTTACATGTTGTATTTATTTTGCCAATCTAGGTAGCTTGTTACTTAAACTGCTAGAAACTTGATATCTTGTGCTTAATGATACTTTAGCATCAATAAGTGCTACTTGATGCTCTGTGAAAAATCAAGCACCCTTCAAATTGTTATACTTGACAGAAGAATACTGGATGGCCAAGACCCGCTCTTGAAGCGCAATCAACTCCGCAGATGTCTCTGTCAATTTTACTGGATTCTCTTTGGAGAGGGGGTGAGAACTCTGCACAGCACTTAAGATATAGGCACATCATCATCTACTGTCTTAATGATGTTCTCTATTTTTTAGTAACACTTAAGATTTTATTTGCTGCTTCTTGGTTGCTACTGAGCTTTGAGTTAATACTAATCGAGAAGCATCTCAGGCCTGATAGCTCAGAATCCATGGTTCTATGTGATGAGATTTATTTTGCCTGTTTGCCTCACTTTACATCAATGTACCTTGAGTTCCCTTCTGCCGGTTTGTAGCTGGCCCTTGCACTCAATGTCCTAAAAAACTCCACTGTTGGCAGATTTGTTGATCTTATGGCTCACCCTCTGGCACTTCATTTGTGGATGTGCCAAGCAGCACAGGACCCTGTGAAACACCAGTGGGCACTTACTCTACCTGAGAGAACTGACACAGTTAACTTCCACTCCTGTCTTCTGACTTATCCAGCCCAGGATTTTCTCTCATCTGCTTCGTACCTTTAAAAAGTTTGCAGTGAAGGATTCTTCAAATGCCTTTGGAAACCCAAAGGGAACGTATCAACCAGCTCCCTGTCTGCATACTGTCGGCGCTCTGAAAGAATTCCAGTACAATTCAACACCATCGTGAAGCACAACTCCTTCCAACCAAAGGAATATCGGCTTCTTCTAAAGAAATCATTTCTATGTATCTGTTAATTCTTTTAATATAGTATCTGCTAATGTATCTTGTACAGATGTCAATCATGTAATTAGGAAAGTTATTTCTTACAGAATTCCATGGGATGTGGTCTTGGAGAGAAGAGAGGCCCAGGACACCTGGTTGATTTTTCAAGGATTGCCTTCTACAAGCTCAAGATCGGTCCATCCCAATGaacaagaaatcaagcaaagatGTCAGGATGCCTCCAAGGAGAAGGAGCTCCTGATTAAACtcacacataaaaaaataaacatgcaaGAGTGAGACACCTGTGGGAAGTCTGGACCAAGGAAGGATTACTGTTGGTAGAGAAGGATCAGATAAGGCAACATTCAAACAAACACAATACACAAGTTcatgggacctgatgggatgcactAACAAATGCTGACAGAGCTTGCTGATGCCATTGTGAGGCCAGTCTTCATTATCTTTGGAAGGTCATGGTGGTCAGGAGATATTTCTGAGGAGTAGAAGAAAGCAAATCTAACTCCTATCTGCAAGATAGCCAAAAAGGGGGATCTGGAAAACCACAAGACAGTCACCCTCACTTAAATCCCTGGGAAAGTGGTGGAACAAATAATTCTGGAAAGCATTGCCAAATATATGAAGGATAAAAAGGTgactgggagtagtcagcatggatttatgaagaggaaatcatgcttgatcaacaCAGTAGCCTTCTGTGATGAGATTACTGACTGCTGGATGAGGGGAGGGGGGTGACAGTTGCTTATCTTGACCCTAGTGAGGCTTTGGGCACTATTTCCTATCACATACTTACAGAGAAACTAATGAAATACAGGCTAGATAGTAAAAACTGAAAaccagctgagctgctgggctcaaagggttgtgatcagtggcatgaaggcCAGAGGGAGACCAGTCACAAATGGCATACCCCAGAGATCAATGCTGGGCCCAGTACAGGTTAACATCTCCATTAATGGCCTTACTGATGGGtcagagtgcatcctcagcaagtctgcagacgaTATAGAATTGGATGGAGTGGTCAGTACCTCAGATGGTTGTGCTGGGAGGCAGAGGGGCCTTACCAAGCTGGAGAAATCTGCCAATGGGAATCAATGCAGGGAACTGCAAAGTCTGGCACCTGGTGTAGGATAACCCCATGTACcggtacaggctgggggctgaccagctggaaagtGGCTTTGCAGGAAAGGAGCTGGCACTCCTGgcagacaccaagttgaacatgagccagcaatgcgcCCTTGCGGGAAgggcagccaacggcatcccggGGTGCACTACAAAGGGTGTTTCCAGCTCTTCCAGAGTGTCGCCAGAAAAGATTATTCCCCTCTGCTCGCTCAGCCCTGGTGaaacacatctggagtgctgtggcCAGCTCAGGACTCTGCTGGAACAAGCAAGTCATGGATGTACAGGACAAGGAGTGAAGCAAAGGGCCATTAAGATGATTAGGGAATTGGAACCTCTgcatgtgaggaaaggctgagagatgggactgttcagcctggaaagagaaggcttggggggaTCTTACCAGTTTGTATAAATACTGATAGGAGGCAgtaaagatggagccagtctcttttcagcagtacccagtgacaggacaagatgcaacggacacaaactgaaggcCAGGAAACTCcatttaaacacaagagaaaacatttttactgtgagaatggtcaaacactggcacaggctgcccagagaggttggggAGTCTTCatgcttggagatactcagaacccAGCTGAACACACTACTGAGCAAGCTGCTTTAGCTTACCCTGCTCTgaacagggggttggactagacaatctccagaggtcccttccaaacatAAAAGTTCTGCAATTACAATAATATTTATAGATGCTTGAATTTCAGACAGCTCCCAAGTTCTCCTACAAAAATGTTTCTAGCATGAGGCTATTCTGTCTTTCCTCCAGGGACAACACAGATGCAAGGAACACACTTTGGTTCTTTGCAATGGCTTTCTTGTCTTGGGGGGTCGAGGGGAGGGTATCAGGTTTCAATGattagggtttgttttattttttcttttaaaatatcagtACGTCTACCAGAGAGACTTGACAGACTTCTTTTTCTTCGTATTCTCAGAATTCTAAATTATGGGGTGTGTGCTAGTTCCTTGAAGtttttttccatctatttttgtatttaatcCACTAGAGTTTTATCCTTTCCGTTTTCCTCATCTGGACATGGCTTCAGGCTTTTAAAAGATGCCTTCTTGCTTCTAAAGATGGCATAAAAGCTAAGGAGTGTAGCTGCACGTTGCTCTCTAACTTTGTCACACTTGCATACCTCCACGTAAAATGTTAGCAGAAGGCACACAATGCTAGCAGAGCCGTTGCAGACAATTGTGTTACAACTCTTACGGGATTCTGTCCATCCAAATATTTCCCTAAGTCTTTCTAGAAGCTGGTTTTGCTCTTTATCTCTCCTTCCTCATGTGTGTGCAGCACAGTGCCAGATGGTTAGCAAGACATGGTTGTAAGTCAGGATAAACCTTAAGGGCTACTCGTACATAGTTTATTTATTCTCTTCATTCCTGGAACTGGTCACCAGCAGCTTGATCAGCCTAAACAGAAAATTTATTGAAGGTCTGGCGAAATTGCTACAATCAGGTAATTGTAGTTTATCAACATCTTGCTATGCTTTCTGAGCATGAAACACTTGTGAATTTAGCACTGAGGATCCTTTTATGGTTGCCTCAATCATCCAACCATCCAGCCAAGTATAAAGAGacaacacttttttctttctgtgaactaAACGCCAGGGTATATGTAAAAGTGTAATGAGTTTGAAAGGCTGAACTAGCATTCACGTCCTGGTTGGCTCTGTAGGGTCTAGCAAATTCGGAAGTTTGGGATTCGGTATTGCAGAGATTCAGATGATGCAGCACCAGCGTTAGTCTGGGCACACTGGTATTACAGTACGTCTGCGGGCTGtgccctccagccctctgccagctGGGTGTG
This region includes:
- the MOS gene encoding proto-oncogene serine/threonine-protein kinase mos, which encodes MPSPIPLNCFLPLEFSPSADLRPCSSPLVIPGKDSKNLLGGTPSARTRRLPPRLAWCSIDWDQLCLLQPLGSGGFGSVYKATYHGATVAVKQVKKSSKNRLASWQSFWAELNVARLQHDNVVRVVAASTCAPASQNSLGTIIMEYVGNITLHHVIYGTGDAWRQGEDDEGGCGKKALSMEETVCYSCDIMTGLAFLHSQGIVHLDLKPANVFITEQGVCKIGDFGCSQKLEEGLSQSPHVCQQGGTYTHRAPELLKGERVTAKADIYSFAVTLWQIVMREQPYQGERQHVLYAVVAYNLRPSLAAAVFHESPVGRRLRGIISCCWKANVEERLSAAQLLPGLRALKGSL